One Candidatus Neomarinimicrobiota bacterium DNA segment encodes these proteins:
- a CDS encoding saccharopine dehydrogenase NADP-binding domain-containing protein, which produces MNILILGTGRMGRAIAFDCLNQEDVLQVMVADISENQVTESMRGIENPKLHKAVVDVTNLKDVASLMEGNSVVISAVPYMFNLDLARTAIESGCNFCDLGGNTDIVYQELNLNDDAVKQGVTIIPDCGLAPGMANVVTAYIIDEFESVESAKIRVGGLPINPVPPLNYMQLFSVHGLLNEYMGEATVIEEGEIKKVPTLSGLETLDIGEDFKNMEAFYTLGGTSTLPETFKDKVKNLDYKTIRYKGHRDLIKAMFDIGLADLEEVNIDSVSVVPRNLLASLLEKNLPKEGMDVTLVKIEVVGVKSGKKVKVTYDLIDHYDTKNEMTSMMRTTGYSAAIVGQMLGRNLTNGPGALPQEKALNLGKFISELSERNIIFNRDESEVK; this is translated from the coding sequence ATGAATATTCTTATTCTCGGTACGGGTAGGATGGGAAGAGCGATTGCTTTTGATTGTTTGAATCAAGAAGACGTATTACAGGTTATGGTGGCAGACATTTCTGAGAATCAGGTAACTGAATCTATGAGAGGAATTGAGAATCCCAAACTCCACAAAGCTGTTGTAGATGTAACAAACCTCAAAGATGTTGCCTCTCTTATGGAAGGAAATTCTGTGGTAATCAGCGCTGTTCCGTATATGTTCAACCTTGATTTGGCAAGAACCGCAATTGAATCAGGATGTAATTTTTGCGATCTTGGAGGGAATACGGACATAGTCTATCAGGAGCTTAATTTAAACGATGACGCTGTGAAACAAGGTGTCACTATCATACCGGACTGCGGCTTGGCGCCGGGTATGGCAAATGTTGTAACTGCATATATCATTGATGAATTTGAATCTGTTGAGAGCGCAAAAATCAGAGTGGGAGGTCTTCCGATAAATCCCGTTCCACCATTAAATTATATGCAATTGTTTTCAGTTCACGGCTTGCTAAATGAGTATATGGGGGAAGCGACAGTTATTGAGGAGGGTGAAATTAAAAAAGTACCCACATTGAGCGGATTGGAGACACTTGATATCGGAGAAGATTTTAAGAATATGGAAGCATTCTATACACTGGGAGGAACTTCTACGCTACCCGAAACTTTCAAAGACAAAGTAAAAAATCTCGATTATAAAACTATTCGGTACAAAGGACACCGGGATTTGATAAAAGCGATGTTCGACATCGGATTGGCTGATTTAGAAGAGGTGAATATTGACAGTGTAAGCGTTGTTCCAAGAAACCTGTTAGCGAGTTTATTAGAGAAGAATCTTCCCAAAGAAGGTATGGATGTAACGCTGGTAAAAATTGAAGTAGTTGGTGTCAAATCAGGTAAAAAAGTCAAAGTGACCTACGATCTAATTGACCATTATGACACAAAAAATGAAATGACTTCAATGATGCGGACAACAGGGTATTCAGCTGCTATTGTGGGTCAGATGCTCGGCAGAAATTTAACGAATGGTCCGGGCGCGCTGCCACAGGAAAAAGCGTTGAATCTTGGGAAATTTATAAGTGAATTAAGCGAAAGAAATATTATATTTAACAGAGACGAAAGCGAAGTGAAATAA